ATGAAAGCTGTGTGGTCAAAAGTTGCTGCTAGGAGGAATAATAGTCAAAGTTGCCAAAAGCAACTTTTGACAGAAAAACTGGCAACACGTTTACAAAGCGCGTAAAAATTTCTTTTACGCGTTTTGTTcctcttataaatagagggcattctgccctcatttataacatcccagaaagagagagtaagaatacaaagagagttatacaccaagataaatattgtagtcttgagtgtcctctttagtagttgttccttttacaagagagaagtgttaattgttgttttctccttgtatttgagagctgtgtactccatatttttatagtgagatccttctaccccgtggtttttcccttctatcagttagaggggtttccacgtaaaattctcgtgtctaatttattttcattattttcatcatatcaaactttagttgtggtgcttcctccccccaacaatggtatcagagccctcggttattttgtctattttatgcgaaggtactatctgtgaatagtaacttttcgtgaatagtaaaattcggtgaatagtactattcacgtgaatagtaaatttcggtgacggtacagtttgtcacgattgttcgcaaaaatattcaaaaacgatctagaagggtgtgaagcaaataacaatgtcgagtacaacaaagtttgacgttgaaaagttcaatgggactaatttctcattgtggaaaatgaaaataaaagcgatattgagaaaagacaattgcttagctgcaattgaaggcaggcccacagactttgttgatgacagccagtggaacgacatagacagcaacgcagttgctgatctacacttggcactggctgatcaagtattgtctagtatagcggaaaagcggacggcgaaggaaatatgggatactcttacggggttgtatgaggccaagtctttgcataataaaatcttcttaaaaagaagattgtatactcttcgaatgacagaatccatgtcagttactgaacacatcaatactttgaatactctgttttcgcaacttacaacaatgggttgcaaaatagaggggactgaacgtgcggagcttctacttcaaagtctgcctgacttgtataatcaactcatcatcaacctgacgaacaatacatacagtctagttttcgatgaaattgcagccgctgtcttggaagaagaaaataggcgcaaaaataaggaagacagacaagcaagttcgcagcaagctgaagctttgatgatggtgagaggaagaccaacggaacgtggccccagtgggagtcacaatcatggcagatctcaatcaagaagtaagaagaatatcaagtgctacaactgtggcaagaaagggcacttcaagaaagattgtcggttcaagaagaagagtgaaaaccctgagtcatcaaatgctcaagggaatgttgcatgtacctcggatgatggcgatattttatgtagtgaggcaatatcaaataataaaggcagaaaacgtttcgCTGATgtttggatcatggacacaggagcaacatggcacatgacttccaggagagaatggttccatcaatataatcctatctcaggagggtctgtgttcatgggaaacgatcatgctttggatgttattggtattgggtccatcaaaataaagatgtatgatggcacggttcacaccatccaggaggtacgacatgtaaaagacttgaagaagaatctattgtctttaggacaactagatgaaaatggatgttcatataagactcatggtggagtcatgagaatatccaaaggagcgcttgtagtaatgaaagcggaaaaacttgcggcaaatctatatgtgcttaaaggtgaaacacaccaagaaggagaagcatcaaccgcgtcagcaagttcatttgaagaatcaacgatgatgtggcatcgtaaacttggccatatgtcggaacgaggtttgaagattcttgctgagcaaaaacttcttccagggctcaaaaaggtttcactatccttttgtgagcattgtgttaccagcaagcaaaatagactgaagtttagcagttcctctgctaaaagcaaggaaatactagatctggttcactctgatgtctggcaagcaccggtggagtctctaagaggagcgaaatatttcgtgtcattcatcgataattactccaggagaagttgggtgtatccaatcaagaggaaggcagatgttttttcagttttcaaagaattcaaagcgcgggtggaacttgaatctgagaaaaagatcaagtgtttgaggacagataatgaaggagaatacactggtgatgaatttaataacttctataaacaagaaggtattaaacggcagttcacggtggcatatactccacaacaaaatggagtagcagagcggatgaacagaaccttgttggaacggacaagagctatattagcaactgcagggttggaaaaaccattctgggcagaagcagtcaaaaccgcctgttatgtgatcaatcggtcaccatcaaccgcaattgatctgaagacgccaatggagatgtggacaggaaaaccagctgattattctcgcttacatatattcggaagtcctgcttatgttatgtacaacacccaagaaaaatcgaagttggatccaaaatccagggaatgcattttcttagggtatgctgatggagtcaaggggtatcgcttgtgggatcccacatcacgcaaggtggtaatcagcatggatgttgtatttgttgaaaacaagatacaagcaaaagaaaatagcactttaaaagaaaaatcagagactactacagttgaaggtgaagaaatagaagaagttccaatttcttctgaagcagcaccagagcacgaagaacaagagcaagctgagatcgaaactccagaagttcgacggtcaactagggagagaagagaaccagcttggcactcagattattctatggagagtaatattgcatactgtctactaacagaagatggagagccttcaacttttcacgaggctatgaaaggccaagaatcatctctgtgggtggcagcaatgcaagaagaaattgaagctcttcataaaaataaaacatgggatcttgttcaattaccacaaggaaggaaggccattggaaacaaatgggtctacaagatcaaacgcaatggtaatgatcaagtggaaaagtatcgtgcaagattggtggtgaaaggattcgctcagaaagaaggtatagacttcaatgagatattttctccggtggttcgactcacaacaattcgagtagttctggcgatgtgtgctacatttgacttgtacttggagcagttagatgtcaaaactgcatttcttcatggagaacttgaagaagaaatttatatgctccaaccagaaggttttgaagaacagggaaaagagaacttggtttgcaggttgaacaaatctctatacggtctcaaacaggcaccgagatgttggtataagagatttgattccttcattataagccttggatacaacagacatagttcagatccttgtgtttattacaagagatttggtgatgaagattttgttattttgctgttgtatgttgacgacatgttggtagcagaccccaacaaagatcgtctcacaaatttaaaggcacagttggctagggagtttgaaatgaaggactcgggaccagcaaacaagattctagggatgcaaattcaccgagacagaaataataggaagatttggctttctcaaaagaactacttgaagaaaatcttgagacgattcaagatgcaagactgtaagtcaatttctaccccacttcctattaatttcaagttatcctcaagtacgtgtcctagcaatgaagcagagaggatggagatgtctcgagtaccgtatgcatcagcagtaggaagtttaatgttcgctatggtatgtacaagacctgacattgcacaagcagtgggagtggttagtcggtacatggctaatcctggtagagagcattggaatactgttaagaggatcctgagatacatcaagggtacctcagatgttacaatgtgttatggaggatcagactttactgttaaaggttatgttgattcagattatgcaggtgatcttgataaaagcaagtccaccacaggttatgtgtttactcttgctggaggagctgtaagctgggtttcaaaactgcaatctatcgtggctacatctacgacggaagcagaatatgtagcagctacacaagctagcaaagaggcaatatggatgcagatgttactggaggagctcgggcacaaacaagagaaggttgctctgttttgtgacagtcagagcgttttgcatcttgcaaagaatccggcatttcattcaaggacaaagcacatacgagttcagtatcactttgttcgtgagaaggtggaagaaggcagtgcggatattcagaaaattcacactaatgacaacctggcagatatgtttacgaagccgatcaacagtaacaagttcatatggtgtcgatcttctattggcctagcagaaacgtaacattgcagtaattgggtagaaaggatggtgtgaatacttaattgattctcaattaaatcttcaagtgggagaatgtgGTCAAAAGTTGATGCTAGGAGGAATAATAGTCAAAGTTGCCAAAAGCAACTTTTGACAGAAAAACTGGCAACACGTTTACAAAGCGCGTAAAAATTTCTTTTACGCGTTTTGTTcctcttataaatagagggcattcTACCCTCATTTATaacatcccagaaagagagagtaagaatacaaagagagttatacaccaagataaatattgtagtcttgagtgtcctctttagtagttgttccttttacaagagagaagtgttaattgttgttttctccttgtatttgagagctgtgtactccatatttttatagtgagatccttctaccccgtggtttttcccttctatcagttagaggggtttccacgtaaaattctcgtgtctaatttattttcattattttcatcatatcaaactttagttgtggtgcttcctccccccaacaaGCTGTTCACATAATAGATAATTTGAGAAATTAGTTTAAAACATAGTCAAGCAAACTGATAGAGTTTACCTAATATCTAGTGAGGTTCTCTTGCCAATTGTTTGTccaaaaaggagaaagaaaaaaCTTGTTAAATTTATCAATTACTCATGATTGTTTTATCAGAATACCTAGTTGAGGCAACGATGATGAGAAGAGTAAAAGCAGATACAACTTCTGTGCATTCTCGATTTCCACAGGGTGATCAGGTTATGCAGGACTtaaatagagtatctggagTTTAAGTTCATGACGCAAAGGTGGAAAGGTGGAAGTGAAGATTGATACAAATGTCATACTCCAAAGACCAAACACAAGGTTAAACATTGACATATGATTTGGTCAAAATTACCTTAGGCAATAAGAATATAAATTATCTCCTCTATATAGCTCGCTaaactattatttattttagaactctttaattattaattctccTAATActtcttatcatatattttacaactctttaattttaaatattctaaagataattaattaataatttgaaaaaaatagtaaatgataattttgtctATTATACAGTCTTTTAATGAGGGATAAAAAATTCAATCAGATCTTTGTggttttaatataatatagatatagatatagacTAAATGGCTGAATGACATTATCAATAACTTTTACTTTTAAATATATCCCAAGGTGCACAACACGGGTAAGGACTAGAGAGTAGTAAATTGGTGCAcaattatttacatatatatgtaatgCTAATTAGCCTTTAATTGGTGCATTTAGAAAATTGCCATCTCCGTATCGAATATGGAAATAAAAAGTTGCCAAAAAAAACCAAGaagtttatttttagaaaacCTTCTCCACATCAAGTTAGGATTGGAGGATTTTCTATTTAAAAAGAAGCTGCTACCGTTTGATATTTTGCACAGTCATTCAATTACAAATTAGTAAGAAGATAATGAAAATAGTTACTATGGATCACTGGAAGAagatttacgttcttggtgctGGCTCTTACGGAAGAGTCTATTATGCGGTCCATATCGATCCTTCTTCGTCACGTGCTTACGTTGCTGCTGTTAAATGTGCTGATAATAGCCTTTCGGGTTCACTCCAAAAAGAAGCGCAAATCTTGACAACTCTCAAAGGTTGTCCTTACGTCGTTCAATTCTTTGGAGCAGACGTTAGCATCGACAATGGTAATATTCCAATTTACAATCTGTTTCTTGAATATGCATCTGGTGGATCACTGCACGATTTGATCAACAATTCCAAGAGAGGAATGATAAAGATGTCTGAATTGGAAGTAAGTTTCTATACATATCAAATCTTAAAGGGTATTCAACATGTTCATAAGAAAGGGTATGTTCATTGTGATATTAAACCCGCTAATATTTTGGTTTTCAATAATGAACGTGGTGGGATGCACAAGTTGAAGTTGGCTGACTTTGGATTGTCGTTGAAAGTTGGTGATAGAATGACATATATGACTGGAATTCCGTTGAGCAATAGAGGAACTCTACTTTACGCACCTCCAGAATCTTTGATATGTGGTATTCATGccaaagcttatgatatatgGTCGCTAGGGTGCACTGTGGTAGAGATGATCACTGGGAATCGCTTTTGGATTCATTGTGACACTAAAGATTTGCAGTGGAAGATTATGAATGATGAAGATCCTGAGATTCCGAGTAATGTTTCTGAGATAGCCAGAGATTTTTTACACAAGTGTTTGATAACGGATCCTGTAAGAAGATGGACATCGGACCAGCTACTCGACCATCCTTTTATTCAGCAAGCTTTATGTACTGCGTCAATGTCTATGCCTGAAACTCAAGAGGTGACAGCAAGGGTTAATCCTTTTGGTTGCCAAATTCCTATTCCTGAGAAGGACTTCATCAATGCACTCTTTAAAACTAGTTAATTTTAAGGATGCAATGATTGACCACACGACAGTGTATTACTTTCTTTTATTAGTGTTAAATCTACAGTGTTCAAATATAACACGATGTAATAGTTGCTTGTAATGGACCAAATATAAGAACTCTTCAGGGTAAGGGTATAGTATGCTAACAAAGAAAGACCCAATGATCTCATCATTAAGTTCTATCTAGATTATGATATCTAAATTTTGGTATACACGATCTTTATTTTAATAGTTCTAGCTATCCACTTCACTATGTGGTATAGTGTAAGTTCCGAGAATGACTATATTATTCATATATTGTATTTTCATCCGGAGACCCCTTCGCGTAGGGGTAACTTCCCTTTTAATTGAGAGGACACATAATTGACTCCTCCGTTCGAGATTTGAAAGAAGGATAGAGAATTTTCTTTAAGGAAAAGTGATAAATCTACCTACACAACTTTAAATATAACATTCACCAAAGCAGTTCGCAGAGATTAATTTTCCTATTATGCTTACATCACGTAAAAAGAATAATCATCTTATAAGGAACCGCCTAAACGACAATGTTATGTACTGACTCTAgttaaatttaattataaattccATTTTACATAGCTAACGAGTTGCTTTTCAGGACTACAAATATTGTGCCTTTgcccaaaaaagaaagaattaagtTAAATGTAGACATTTGTTCAAAGCTACCTAAAAGTAAAAACACCAAATTATTACGAACGGAAAAATATCCAATTAAGACAAGAGTGACTTGTTCCAGCAGTTGAAC
The genomic region above belongs to Solanum dulcamara chromosome 5, daSolDulc1.2, whole genome shotgun sequence and contains:
- the LOC129888463 gene encoding mitogen-activated protein kinase kinase kinase 20-like, with protein sequence MKIVTMDHWKKIYVLGAGSYGRVYYAVHIDPSSSRAYVAAVKCADNSLSGSLQKEAQILTTLKGCPYVVQFFGADVSIDNGNIPIYNLFLEYASGGSLHDLINNSKRGMIKMSELEVSFYTYQILKGIQHVHKKGYVHCDIKPANILVFNNERGGMHKLKLADFGLSLKVGDRMTYMTGIPLSNRGTLLYAPPESLICGIHAKAYDIWSLGCTVVEMITGNRFWIHCDTKDLQWKIMNDEDPEIPSNVSEIARDFLHKCLITDPVRRWTSDQLLDHPFIQQALCTASMSMPETQEVTARVNPFGCQIPIPEKDFINALFKTS